From a region of the Pseudomonas fulva 12-X genome:
- the proC gene encoding pyrroline-5-carboxylate reductase, with protein sequence MTSPRIAFIGAGNMAASLIGGLLAQGLPASAIRASDRGAEQREKIAAEHGIDVVASNAEACRDADVIVLAVKPQVMKDVCLDLAPHVQAGQLIVSIAAGITSASLENWLGARAIVRCMPNTPSLLRLGASGLYANAQVSAEQRQQAEQLLSAVGMAVWLDEEKLIDAVTAVSGSGPAYFFLLIEAMTASGEKLGLPRDVAAKLTMQTALGAAQMALNSDVDAAELRRRVTSPAGTTEAAIKTFQAGGFEALVEQAVKAADQRSAELAEQLGQ encoded by the coding sequence ATGACCTCTCCCCGCATCGCCTTCATCGGCGCCGGCAACATGGCCGCCAGCCTGATCGGCGGGCTGCTCGCCCAAGGCCTGCCGGCCAGCGCCATCCGTGCCAGCGACCGTGGCGCCGAACAGCGCGAGAAGATCGCCGCCGAACACGGCATCGACGTGGTCGCCAGCAATGCCGAGGCCTGCCGTGACGCCGACGTGATCGTCCTGGCGGTCAAGCCCCAGGTCATGAAGGACGTGTGCCTGGACCTGGCGCCCCATGTGCAGGCCGGCCAGCTGATCGTTTCCATCGCCGCCGGCATCACCAGCGCCAGCCTGGAAAACTGGCTGGGCGCGCGCGCCATCGTACGTTGCATGCCCAACACCCCGTCGCTCTTGCGCCTGGGCGCCAGCGGCCTGTACGCCAATGCGCAGGTCAGCGCCGAGCAACGCCAGCAGGCCGAGCAGCTACTTAGCGCCGTCGGCATGGCGGTGTGGCTGGACGAGGAAAAGCTGATCGACGCCGTGACCGCCGTGTCCGGCAGCGGCCCGGCGTATTTCTTCCTGCTGATCGAGGCGATGACCGCCAGCGGTGAGAAGCTCGGCCTGCCCCGCGACGTCGCCGCCAAGCTGACGATGCAAACCGCCCTGGGCGCCGCGCAGATGGCCCTGAACAGCGACGTCGACGCCGCCGAGCTGCGTCGCCGCGTCACCTCGCCCGCCGGCACCACCGAGGCGGCGATCAAGACATTCCAGGCTGGCGGCTTCGAAGCCCTGGTCGAGCAGGCCGTCAAGGCCGCCGATCAGCGCTCGGCCGAGCTGGCCGAACAACTGGGTCAATAA
- a CDS encoding YggS family pyridoxal phosphate-dependent enzyme, which produces MSTIAENIAKVGVRIREAAQASQRDFSSVGLLAVSKTKPADAIREAHAAGLRDFGENYLQEALDKQALLTDLPLTWHFIGPIQSNKTRPIAEHFAWVHSVDRLKVAERLSAQRPAELAPLNICLQVNVSGEASKSGCQPEQLAELAQAVTQLPNLRLRGLMTIPAPTDDVAEQRAAFARLRALRDALNLDLDTLSMGMSHDLEAAIAEGASWVRIGTALFGERDYGKV; this is translated from the coding sequence ATGTCCACGATAGCAGAGAATATTGCAAAGGTCGGTGTGCGGATCCGTGAGGCGGCGCAAGCCTCGCAGCGAGATTTTTCCTCTGTCGGGCTGCTGGCGGTGAGCAAGACCAAGCCCGCCGACGCGATTCGTGAAGCCCACGCGGCCGGCCTGCGGGATTTCGGTGAGAACTACCTGCAGGAAGCCCTCGACAAGCAGGCGCTGCTCACCGACCTGCCGCTGACCTGGCATTTCATCGGCCCCATCCAGTCCAACAAGACCCGCCCCATCGCCGAGCATTTCGCCTGGGTGCACTCGGTGGATCGCCTGAAAGTCGCCGAACGCCTGAGCGCCCAGCGCCCCGCAGAGCTGGCGCCACTGAACATCTGCCTGCAGGTCAACGTCAGCGGCGAAGCGAGCAAATCCGGCTGCCAGCCCGAGCAGCTCGCCGAGTTGGCACAGGCGGTTACACAACTGCCCAACCTACGTTTGCGCGGATTGATGACAATCCCCGCGCCCACCGATGACGTGGCCGAGCAACGTGCGGCGTTCGCCCGTCTGCGCGCACTGCGGGACGCGCTGAACCTCGATCTCGACACCCTGTCCATGGGCATGAGCCACGACCTCGAAGCGGCCATCGCCGAGGGCGCGAGCTGGGTACGTATCGGCACGGCGCTGTTCGGCGAACGCGACTACGGCAAGGTTTGA